Proteins encoded within one genomic window of Microbacterium sp. LKL04:
- a CDS encoding glycosyltransferase family 4 protein, whose product MNSIARDLRVVQLYEVVRSAHLERAAAVEPRPVILYRRNRYDFDPSLVEASNAQRRGLWRSIVYALSTDVDIVEVNEPLSGDSSLPSVLFIAAARFRAALRRRPRPLAVSYAIENFDQDVLVRNLPPKARIRHRLRHLATPILWRSLDRIVYGTAGARALYGKVFGETVRRPVGTLIEALPAPAGGTDAARDPIILFLGDLSERKGFLDVVAAWPRVRSAVPQARLLIVGRGAGSEEAAALASADEMVTTVIDPPRAHIAQLLGEAKVLVLPSRRRPLWREQVGLPIIEGLAAGCLVVTTTETGIAEWLSGHGHWVIPEPEAPAALGAALIEAVGSSRDPADVRSDLPRVDGRQAAHEWMHRVDDSTGIG is encoded by the coding sequence GTGAACTCGATCGCTCGAGACCTGCGCGTCGTCCAGCTCTACGAGGTGGTGAGGAGCGCGCACCTGGAGCGGGCCGCGGCCGTCGAGCCGCGGCCCGTCATCTTGTACCGCCGCAACAGGTACGATTTCGACCCATCACTCGTCGAGGCGTCCAACGCGCAGCGTCGGGGGCTGTGGCGGTCGATCGTCTATGCACTGTCCACGGACGTCGACATCGTCGAAGTGAACGAGCCGCTCTCAGGCGATTCGTCGTTGCCGAGTGTGTTGTTCATCGCCGCGGCACGGTTCCGAGCCGCACTCCGACGCCGCCCGCGCCCCCTGGCCGTCTCCTACGCCATCGAGAACTTCGATCAGGACGTGCTGGTACGGAATCTTCCGCCGAAGGCGAGGATCCGCCACCGACTGCGTCACCTCGCCACACCCATCTTGTGGCGATCGCTGGACCGGATCGTGTACGGCACCGCGGGAGCGCGAGCCCTGTACGGCAAGGTGTTCGGTGAGACAGTCCGCCGACCCGTCGGCACGCTGATCGAGGCTTTGCCTGCGCCGGCAGGGGGAACGGATGCCGCACGTGATCCGATCATCCTGTTCCTCGGCGACTTGTCGGAGCGGAAAGGGTTCCTCGACGTCGTCGCTGCGTGGCCCCGGGTGAGGTCGGCGGTACCGCAAGCCCGTCTGCTGATCGTCGGGCGCGGCGCGGGCTCCGAGGAGGCAGCGGCTCTCGCGTCAGCCGATGAGATGGTCACGACCGTCATCGACCCCCCTCGCGCTCACATCGCACAGTTGCTCGGCGAGGCGAAGGTCCTGGTCCTCCCGTCGCGTCGTCGACCGCTGTGGCGGGAGCAGGTGGGGTTGCCGATCATTGAGGGACTGGCGGCCGGGTGCCTCGTCGTGACGACCACGGAGACCGGTATCGCGGAGTGGCTCTCGGGCCATGGTCACTGGGTGATCCCTGAACCGGAGGCTCCGGCCGCCCTCGGGGCGGCGCTCATCGAGGCGGTCGGCAGTTCTCGCGACCCGGCCGACGTGCGTTCGGATCTGCCCCGCGTCGATGGGCGGCAGGCGGCGCACGAATGGATGCACCGGGTCGACGACTCTACCGGGATCGGATGA
- a CDS encoding glycosyltransferase family 4 protein: protein MDGLWVLSDAQTAPLTDFLGSGAPPVHYVRFGVDHDFFRHVAYPTRPLIVSVGGDRDRDPETLLHAMTVLRRARPDVEIVVQSKTSIDPPDGVTVIPYLTHAELRDLYARASVVTIATRPNLHVSGMTVGLEALATGRPLVITRTPGMDDYFGGTSAVRMVDVGDAGGLARETLALLDDPASASAAGDAARAHVEAGFTTAHLAGRIADVIRSR from the coding sequence ATGGATGGACTGTGGGTCCTCTCGGATGCTCAGACCGCTCCCCTCACCGACTTCCTCGGCTCAGGGGCACCTCCGGTCCACTACGTCCGCTTCGGGGTGGACCATGACTTCTTCCGGCACGTGGCATATCCCACGCGCCCGCTCATCGTGAGCGTCGGCGGTGACCGCGATCGAGATCCGGAGACCTTGCTCCACGCGATGACGGTGCTGCGACGCGCCCGTCCCGACGTTGAGATCGTGGTGCAGAGCAAGACCAGCATCGACCCACCTGACGGCGTGACGGTCATCCCGTATCTCACGCACGCCGAGCTGCGCGATCTCTACGCGCGTGCATCTGTGGTCACCATCGCGACCCGTCCGAACCTTCACGTGTCGGGCATGACGGTCGGCCTGGAGGCCCTCGCCACAGGGCGCCCGCTGGTGATCACGCGCACGCCCGGGATGGACGACTATTTCGGAGGGACCTCGGCCGTGCGCATGGTCGATGTCGGCGACGCCGGCGGGCTCGCTCGCGAAACCCTGGCTCTGCTCGACGACCCGGCGTCGGCGTCCGCCGCGGGGGACGCTGCACGCGCCCACGTCGAAGCGGGATTCACCACCGCGCATCTCGCCGGGCGGATAGCCGACGTCATCCGATCCCGGTAG
- a CDS encoding right-handed parallel beta-helix repeat-containing protein, with protein MTHPPALTRARFRVRAAATAVALALIAAGSAATAPAATAATHVQDTFSRTVAEGWGTSTSGDAWTASSPRSTSVRDGAAAITLTPGTSAEQAIRSTSLTDAVLGATVWPEKPTTTGNGSTVSLALRSDGKFSYQARVGFGKTGVNLWISRFDGGSGREAVLRSVKPISSLAAGTRVNVEFSVTGSSPVQLRARIWTQGSTKPAWQAVYDDTSAQRISRAGYPAIASYLSGSSPSSTVRLDDVGVSDPASTSPAPTPTPPSSSDKAVGSAPVGTTTYPVPARAIFVAPKGTQTGSGTAGDPYGSAAYAVSKAPSGSTIVLRGGTYREYVYVGYNKALTIQAYPGEAVWFDGSSPVTGWVKSGNVWVKAGWTHKFDHTVSFTAGKDETRRFVDGANPLAGYPDQVWINDKRLTQVSSASAVTAGTFYVDEGGKRLLVGSDPTGKRVEASTLTRAFKIQGKHTTLRGFGVERYATTLSMMGTVTAEVDDITLENMVVRDNATVGVFAWNDFKKFHRVTLQDNGLLGLGVNKVANLALTDSIIRGNNTQSFKPAPVSGGVKITDSNDVRIDGNIVDDNDSAGVWFDINSRDVEVTSNTVADNKTAGVQLELSQQAIVADNVFSRNGADIHVMNSGDVRIWNNTIDAGGRAILFWQDERRQTNTALKSVAPWVLDDVVVRNNVISFSTGSGSCPVLAQDTERRLAGAGVGAWMENNLYYRRDSSTPANLACWANGSSGTKSLKTLSEVAAFTGNDKSSALWTGSPILTSSLGLRSDVLASPRASLGGLPSDIASALGVAAGTKRAGAFTAPLDR; from the coding sequence ATGACACATCCTCCTGCCCTCACGCGCGCCCGATTCCGCGTCCGGGCTGCCGCCACCGCTGTGGCTCTCGCACTCATCGCGGCGGGATCTGCCGCGACCGCACCCGCGGCGACCGCCGCCACGCACGTCCAGGACACCTTCAGCCGCACCGTGGCGGAAGGGTGGGGCACGTCGACCTCCGGCGATGCGTGGACCGCCTCGTCCCCGCGATCGACGAGTGTCCGCGACGGAGCCGCCGCGATCACCCTGACGCCCGGAACGTCCGCGGAGCAGGCGATCCGCTCGACCTCGCTCACCGACGCTGTCCTGGGAGCCACCGTCTGGCCGGAGAAGCCGACGACGACGGGAAACGGTTCGACCGTCTCGCTGGCACTCCGATCCGACGGCAAGTTCTCCTACCAGGCCCGGGTCGGGTTCGGAAAAACGGGCGTCAACCTCTGGATCAGCCGGTTCGACGGCGGATCCGGCCGAGAGGCCGTGCTGCGTTCGGTGAAGCCGATCTCGAGCCTTGCGGCCGGAACGCGCGTCAACGTGGAGTTCTCCGTGACCGGTTCGTCGCCGGTCCAGCTGCGCGCTCGCATCTGGACTCAAGGATCGACCAAGCCCGCGTGGCAGGCGGTCTACGACGACACCAGCGCACAGCGCATCTCCCGCGCGGGTTACCCGGCCATCGCGTCCTACTTGTCGGGGAGCTCGCCATCCTCGACCGTCCGTCTCGACGACGTCGGAGTCTCGGACCCGGCGTCCACCTCGCCAGCGCCGACACCTACACCGCCCTCGAGCAGCGACAAGGCTGTGGGCAGCGCTCCCGTCGGCACGACGACGTACCCCGTTCCGGCACGCGCGATATTCGTCGCTCCCAAGGGAACGCAGACAGGCTCCGGCACCGCGGGCGATCCGTATGGAAGTGCCGCCTACGCAGTCTCGAAGGCACCGTCCGGATCGACGATCGTCCTCCGGGGCGGGACGTACCGCGAGTACGTCTACGTCGGCTACAACAAGGCGCTGACGATCCAGGCCTACCCCGGCGAAGCAGTGTGGTTCGACGGCAGTTCACCGGTGACCGGCTGGGTCAAGTCGGGCAACGTCTGGGTGAAGGCCGGCTGGACGCACAAATTCGACCACACCGTGTCGTTCACGGCGGGGAAGGATGAGACCCGCCGGTTCGTCGACGGAGCGAACCCGCTCGCCGGGTACCCCGATCAGGTATGGATCAACGACAAGCGCCTCACCCAGGTCAGCTCGGCGAGCGCGGTGACGGCCGGCACGTTCTACGTGGACGAAGGCGGAAAGCGACTGCTGGTCGGCTCCGACCCGACGGGCAAGCGGGTGGAGGCCAGCACACTGACGCGCGCCTTCAAGATCCAGGGCAAGCACACCACACTGCGCGGGTTCGGAGTCGAACGATACGCGACGACCCTCTCGATGATGGGTACGGTCACCGCGGAGGTCGACGACATCACCCTTGAGAACATGGTCGTCCGGGACAACGCCACGGTCGGTGTCTTCGCCTGGAACGACTTCAAGAAGTTCCACCGGGTCACACTTCAGGACAACGGCTTGCTGGGTCTCGGCGTCAACAAGGTGGCGAACCTCGCCCTGACCGACTCGATCATCAGGGGGAACAACACGCAGAGCTTCAAACCCGCGCCCGTCTCGGGCGGGGTGAAGATCACCGACTCGAACGATGTCCGTATCGACGGCAACATCGTCGACGACAACGACAGCGCCGGCGTGTGGTTCGATATCAACTCGCGGGACGTCGAGGTGACGAGCAACACTGTGGCCGACAACAAGACCGCCGGTGTTCAGCTCGAACTCAGCCAGCAGGCGATCGTCGCGGACAATGTCTTCTCGCGGAACGGTGCCGACATACATGTGATGAACAGCGGTGACGTCCGGATCTGGAACAACACCATCGACGCCGGCGGGCGAGCCATCTTGTTCTGGCAGGATGAGCGCCGTCAGACGAACACGGCTCTGAAGTCCGTCGCCCCGTGGGTTCTGGATGACGTCGTCGTGCGGAACAACGTCATCTCCTTCAGCACCGGGTCGGGCTCCTGTCCCGTGCTCGCTCAAGACACCGAGCGGCGACTCGCCGGCGCCGGCGTCGGCGCGTGGATGGAGAACAACCTCTACTACCGACGCGACTCGTCGACGCCGGCGAACCTGGCCTGCTGGGCGAACGGATCCTCGGGGACGAAGAGCCTGAAGACCCTTTCGGAGGTGGCGGCTTTCACGGGCAACGACAAGAGCTCCGCGCTGTGGACCGGTAGCCCGATCCTCACCTCGTCGCTCGGGTTGCGCAGTGATGTGCTCGCCTCCCCGCGCGCGTCGCTTGGCGGGTTGCCGTCGGACATCGCCTCGGCCCTCGGGGTCGCCGCAGGCACCAAGCGAGCCGGCGCATTCACCGCTCCACTCGATCGGTGA
- a CDS encoding acyltransferase family protein yields the protein MWGSLWRSAPPSHDGRIEWVDAGKGLAIALVVLFHSARWFAGVAGDVSGWLWINDILATMRMPLFFTLAGLFAAKWATVPLAQLWNAKLRLFVWVFLLWELLGLGPYLIGQAAHGIEINPRREIFDTAISPLIPRFELWFIWALALFFLLNRALRAVPTAVTLSTAALVSVIGFTGILPLPSPSWTGVCKYYVFFLIGMTWRRALFAYAARSGWVLRSLVVVAWAAAAWAVTVFDLSRIPGVYPALACVGVLAGIAISQVLQWSAWIVGLGSRTLPVYLAHTPIVILLAAAVALVADHTVVRTAAPVLPAAAALAAIGLSLGLYRISRRTFLRFLFDPPPRLLVAHPAGPTSAAR from the coding sequence GTGTGGGGTTCGCTGTGGCGATCAGCGCCGCCGTCGCACGACGGTCGGATCGAATGGGTGGATGCCGGCAAAGGGCTGGCGATCGCGCTGGTCGTCCTGTTCCACTCGGCGCGCTGGTTCGCTGGAGTGGCGGGCGATGTCTCAGGCTGGTTGTGGATCAACGACATTCTCGCCACGATGCGGATGCCCTTGTTCTTCACCTTGGCCGGGCTGTTCGCCGCCAAGTGGGCGACGGTGCCGCTCGCGCAGCTCTGGAACGCCAAGCTCCGCCTCTTCGTGTGGGTCTTCCTCCTCTGGGAGTTGCTCGGCCTCGGCCCCTACCTGATCGGTCAGGCGGCGCACGGCATCGAGATCAATCCGCGGAGAGAGATCTTCGACACCGCGATCTCTCCACTCATCCCTCGTTTCGAGCTCTGGTTCATCTGGGCGCTGGCCCTGTTCTTCCTTCTCAACAGGGCGCTACGGGCCGTGCCGACGGCCGTCACGCTGTCCACAGCCGCCCTCGTGTCCGTCATCGGGTTCACCGGCATCCTCCCGCTCCCGTCGCCGAGTTGGACGGGGGTCTGCAAGTACTACGTGTTCTTCCTCATCGGGATGACGTGGCGGCGCGCGTTGTTCGCCTACGCGGCGCGCAGCGGATGGGTTCTGCGCAGCCTGGTCGTCGTCGCGTGGGCCGCGGCGGCGTGGGCCGTCACGGTGTTCGACCTGAGTCGGATCCCCGGGGTGTACCCCGCTCTGGCGTGCGTGGGCGTGCTCGCGGGCATCGCCATCAGCCAGGTCCTGCAGTGGTCCGCCTGGATCGTGGGCCTGGGGTCCCGGACACTGCCGGTCTACCTCGCGCACACGCCCATCGTCATCCTGCTCGCCGCCGCTGTCGCGCTGGTCGCGGACCACACCGTGGTCCGAACGGCGGCCCCGGTGCTACCGGCGGCTGCGGCACTCGCCGCGATCGGCCTCTCGCTGGGCCTGTACCGGATCTCGCGACGGACGTTCCTCAGGTTCCTCTTCGATCCGCCGCCGCGGCTCCTTGTGGCGCACCCTGCCGGACCGACGAGCGCTGCGCGATGA
- a CDS encoding polysaccharide biosynthesis tyrosine autokinase — protein MSLNDYFLALRKQWFAIVALVLLGAAVAYGYAQTQPKVYRAQAAVVVLPTRGDSTAELVQGSSYVQSLVSTYALVATSPVVLEPVIDRLGLTITPRALAGQVVVETPLDSAVLNISVSGGSSTGTATIANAIAEELSEAVEGLSPQTSTSGPAVRIETISPATESRNPVAPNTRLLIVVGALVGLIIGMVYAWLRRLLATRLQSREDIAALTETPVLGEVTGVGHGATLPDAVRRAETGLAAESIRGVAAGLRFANVDGDTSVILVTSATSNEGKSSVALSTALILAEQGQRVLLIDADLRRGSIAKMTGLEGGVGVTTILVGDIGFADAIQHWGTRNLSVLPSGTIPPNPGQLLTSDHLRDLVVDARKRFDVVVIDSPPVLAVSDPLWLAPVVDGILVVARYRFTKRHALRRTLDELESTRTRILGVVLNAVKRVDSSPYHDNDSSMPQPWRWRRSDRRGGRSKPRT, from the coding sequence GTGAGCCTCAACGACTACTTCCTGGCCCTGCGCAAACAATGGTTCGCCATCGTCGCGCTCGTGCTTCTCGGCGCAGCGGTCGCGTACGGCTACGCGCAGACGCAACCGAAGGTGTACCGGGCCCAGGCAGCCGTCGTCGTCCTGCCGACTCGCGGTGACAGCACAGCCGAACTCGTGCAGGGCTCCAGCTACGTCCAAAGCCTCGTGAGCACCTACGCGCTGGTCGCGACATCGCCCGTGGTCCTCGAGCCGGTGATCGACCGCCTCGGACTCACGATCACGCCGCGCGCCCTCGCCGGCCAGGTCGTCGTGGAGACGCCCCTGGACTCGGCGGTGCTCAACATCTCCGTGAGCGGCGGGTCTTCGACCGGAACGGCGACCATCGCGAATGCGATCGCCGAAGAACTCTCCGAGGCAGTCGAGGGCTTGTCGCCCCAGACGAGCACATCCGGTCCTGCCGTGCGCATCGAGACCATCAGCCCGGCCACCGAGTCCCGTAATCCCGTCGCGCCGAACACACGGCTGCTGATCGTCGTGGGCGCGCTCGTCGGGCTGATCATCGGCATGGTCTACGCCTGGCTGCGACGACTGCTCGCAACGCGACTGCAGTCCCGCGAGGACATCGCCGCGCTCACCGAGACTCCGGTCCTGGGTGAAGTCACCGGCGTCGGTCATGGGGCCACCCTCCCCGACGCCGTGCGGCGGGCGGAGACCGGCCTGGCCGCCGAGTCGATCCGCGGTGTCGCCGCGGGGCTACGGTTCGCCAACGTCGACGGCGACACGAGCGTGATCCTCGTCACCTCGGCGACATCCAATGAGGGCAAGTCCTCGGTCGCCCTGTCGACCGCCCTGATCCTCGCGGAACAGGGTCAGCGGGTCCTCCTCATCGACGCCGACCTGCGACGTGGGTCGATCGCGAAGATGACCGGACTGGAGGGCGGCGTCGGCGTCACGACCATCCTCGTGGGCGACATCGGCTTCGCCGACGCGATCCAGCACTGGGGCACACGCAACCTGAGCGTCCTCCCGAGCGGGACGATCCCCCCGAACCCGGGACAGCTACTCACTTCGGACCACCTGCGAGACCTGGTCGTCGACGCGCGCAAGAGGTTCGATGTCGTCGTCATCGACAGCCCGCCGGTCTTGGCCGTCAGCGACCCGCTGTGGCTGGCTCCGGTCGTGGACGGGATCCTCGTGGTCGCGCGCTACCGGTTCACCAAGCGGCACGCGCTCCGACGGACGCTGGACGAGCTCGAGTCGACCCGGACGAGGATCCTCGGCGTCGTCCTCAACGCGGTCAAGCGCGTCGACTCTAGCCCGTACCACGACAACGATTCCTCCATGCCGCAGCCGTGGCGCTGGCGCAGGAGTGATCGGCGGGGTGGGAGATCGAAGCCGCGGACATGA
- a CDS encoding glycosyltransferase family 4 protein, with amino-acid sequence MFRESVAGLIDGGARVVVAIPTNGPLIDEIRSLGAEVVIAPGLVLRKALLRPSGWMRLIGETFRGLGSAWRIMSRVHPDAVYVSTITIPLWPLIARLRRTPVISHVHEAEASGSALLNRLLYSPHLLSDEVLVNSRFSQATIRHVLPNLASRAEVVLNGVVGPASPQPLRADTDGALRVLYMGRLSPRKGPDLVLSAAALLARDGLPVDVTLIGDTFPGYEWFGDQLRLQADNAPEHMSVTFAGFQPDVWSFVADTDVVVVPSRIDEPFGNTAVEAVLGLRPVVVADTSGLREAAGSYTTARMVPVDEPAAISEQLRALTESWSAVRADVEDSRAEALRRHAPESYRAAVRRHVERAVRSGSRRADAPRRRGRTR; translated from the coding sequence ATGTTCCGCGAATCCGTCGCCGGGCTGATCGACGGCGGCGCGCGGGTCGTCGTCGCGATCCCCACGAACGGTCCGCTCATCGACGAGATCCGTTCCCTCGGCGCGGAAGTCGTCATCGCGCCTGGTCTCGTACTGCGGAAGGCGCTGCTGCGGCCCTCGGGGTGGATGCGTCTCATCGGGGAGACGTTCCGTGGACTCGGTTCGGCCTGGCGCATCATGAGCCGGGTCCACCCGGACGCGGTGTACGTGAGCACCATCACCATTCCCCTCTGGCCCCTCATCGCGCGACTGCGACGCACCCCCGTGATCAGTCACGTGCATGAGGCGGAAGCATCGGGGAGCGCCCTGCTGAACCGACTCCTGTACAGCCCGCACCTGCTGTCGGACGAGGTCCTGGTGAACAGTCGCTTCAGTCAGGCGACCATCCGACACGTCCTCCCGAATCTCGCATCGCGGGCGGAGGTCGTGCTCAACGGAGTCGTCGGGCCCGCGAGCCCGCAACCGCTTCGAGCAGACACGGACGGCGCACTGCGCGTGCTCTACATGGGACGGCTGTCACCCCGGAAAGGCCCGGACCTGGTGCTCTCCGCCGCGGCGCTGCTGGCCCGCGACGGCCTGCCCGTCGACGTCACGCTCATCGGCGACACCTTCCCGGGATACGAATGGTTCGGCGACCAGCTGCGACTGCAGGCTGACAACGCACCGGAGCACATGTCGGTGACGTTCGCCGGATTCCAGCCGGACGTGTGGAGCTTCGTCGCGGACACGGACGTCGTGGTGGTGCCGTCACGCATCGACGAGCCGTTCGGCAACACCGCCGTCGAAGCCGTCCTCGGGCTGCGGCCCGTGGTCGTAGCCGACACCAGCGGACTCCGCGAGGCGGCCGGCAGCTACACGACCGCGCGCATGGTTCCGGTCGATGAGCCTGCGGCCATCTCGGAACAGCTGCGGGCGCTCACCGAATCATGGTCGGCCGTGCGCGCCGACGTCGAGGACAGCCGCGCAGAGGCCCTGCGGCGGCACGCACCCGAGTCGTACCGCGCAGCCGTCCGCCGTCATGTCGAGCGTGCCGTGCGCTCCGGATCGAGGCGGGCGGACGCACCTCGGCGCCGAGGCAGGACGCGGTAG
- a CDS encoding polysaccharide pyruvyl transferase family protein encodes MVTERSAHATTVKLAQVGDYSVANWGDRLYPGVTSHLLRQIGLEADVTHFAPLPGATLAGEPIRPLREIRRTKVAAVLVGGGDLVRFDTTTVALDHMAIPEAQRHGRLLRLRAELFARRHFLNGPGVWLPEADWVPGAPTVLVSVGARRMAHDPRARAAVSRLKGVWVRTTHAARQFEAAGVSPERIVRAPDMVFAHPALSDQTRSAERGRQVVWRRLGVDEPLVVFHAAAFHGWPEARVEAALRSLTGLPIAVLSLGAHSGEDRALAAAAERTGTLALIGLKADEIVCVLASAGVVFTTSMHVAIVAGSFGTPVLTPGVPKTAEAFSACPTPPQVEEVSDEDLADTVRARRGKRSDHDHAPNAAAATKAFESVLTMAGVL; translated from the coding sequence GTGGTGACAGAACGGTCGGCGCACGCGACGACCGTGAAGCTCGCCCAGGTCGGCGACTACTCCGTGGCGAACTGGGGCGATCGGTTGTATCCGGGCGTCACCAGCCATCTTCTGCGCCAGATCGGGCTCGAGGCTGATGTCACCCACTTCGCCCCTCTCCCCGGCGCCACCCTCGCCGGGGAGCCGATCCGGCCGCTCCGAGAGATCCGGCGGACGAAGGTGGCCGCTGTGCTCGTCGGCGGCGGGGACCTCGTCCGTTTCGACACGACCACGGTCGCCCTCGATCACATGGCGATCCCGGAGGCCCAGCGCCACGGTCGTCTCCTTCGCCTCCGGGCAGAGCTGTTCGCCCGGAGGCACTTCCTCAACGGGCCGGGCGTCTGGCTCCCTGAGGCGGACTGGGTGCCCGGTGCGCCGACCGTGCTGGTGTCCGTCGGAGCTCGGCGAATGGCGCACGACCCTCGGGCTCGCGCCGCGGTGAGTCGCCTGAAGGGCGTCTGGGTACGGACAACCCACGCCGCCCGTCAGTTCGAGGCCGCCGGGGTGAGCCCCGAACGCATCGTCCGCGCCCCGGACATGGTCTTCGCCCATCCGGCCCTCTCCGATCAGACCCGATCCGCAGAGCGCGGTCGTCAGGTCGTATGGAGGCGGCTCGGCGTCGACGAACCGCTCGTCGTCTTCCATGCGGCAGCATTCCACGGCTGGCCGGAGGCCCGCGTCGAGGCCGCGCTCCGCTCCTTGACGGGGTTGCCGATCGCCGTCCTGTCGCTCGGTGCTCATTCGGGCGAGGATCGCGCGCTCGCAGCCGCGGCTGAGCGGACGGGGACTCTGGCTCTCATCGGACTGAAGGCGGACGAGATCGTGTGCGTCCTCGCATCCGCAGGGGTCGTGTTCACGACGAGCATGCACGTCGCGATCGTCGCCGGATCGTTCGGTACGCCTGTGCTGACCCCGGGCGTGCCGAAGACCGCCGAAGCGTTCTCTGCCTGCCCCACCCCTCCCCAGGTCGAGGAGGTCAGCGACGAGGACCTCGCCGACACCGTTCGCGCGCGCAGAGGGAAACGCTCCGATCACGACCACGCACCGAACGCGGCTGCGGCGACGAAAGCCTTCGAGTCCGTGCTCACGATGGCCGGTGTGCTGTGA
- a CDS encoding lipopolysaccharide biosynthesis protein: MTAPGTIRTPESPAIDDVAGDIDAGVERRLATRRGMLASVGGSAVARLMVMPVSAFLGIVVTRLILDNYGEASYAQYTLLVGIAALLPFTDLGLSAAILNAASAARDPRTDPGLRGVLISCMRLLACCAIVLLTVAVAIYALGYWDTLLGEGLNLASGALAATLCLGIFALNLLISFGQRILIALGLNTLVVLLGALQTPVVLVVLWLTISVGAGGGYIAVASYASTFLISAIAFVIAVRRISPTIGVALRESLNPRVRGERVFNVAWPMLVQMIALPIAMSSDRLVLSHLGSLDDLTEYSLAMQMFTPALGVLATAGMSLWPVFARARAAGTSTPFSPHAMAGMFAALAFIGGTLIFVFSGWLADLASGGRIELGWPILVAGGVFIIIQAVKQPYGMALTDARGLTFQAACAIVLLPVNLGLTIGLTPSLGAPGPLIGSIVAVVACQLIPNVLFVRHRSRRSALADEAPESGAHHQ; the protein is encoded by the coding sequence ATGACGGCACCCGGCACGATCCGGACCCCCGAGTCCCCCGCGATCGATGATGTCGCGGGGGACATCGACGCGGGCGTCGAGCGGCGGCTCGCCACCCGCCGTGGAATGCTGGCATCAGTCGGCGGCAGCGCGGTCGCCCGGCTCATGGTCATGCCGGTGAGCGCGTTCCTCGGCATCGTCGTCACCCGGCTCATCCTCGACAACTACGGTGAGGCGTCGTACGCCCAGTACACGCTGCTCGTCGGCATCGCCGCGCTCCTGCCGTTCACCGACCTCGGACTGTCGGCGGCGATCCTCAACGCGGCTTCCGCCGCTCGCGATCCCCGGACCGACCCGGGGCTCCGCGGTGTCCTGATCTCCTGCATGCGCCTCCTCGCGTGCTGCGCGATCGTCCTGCTCACCGTCGCGGTGGCGATCTACGCTCTCGGCTACTGGGACACGCTGCTCGGCGAAGGGTTGAACCTCGCATCAGGCGCTCTCGCTGCGACGCTCTGTCTCGGGATCTTCGCGCTCAACCTGCTCATTTCGTTCGGGCAGCGCATCCTGATCGCGCTCGGTCTGAACACGCTCGTGGTCCTCCTCGGCGCGCTGCAGACGCCGGTCGTGCTCGTCGTGCTCTGGCTGACGATCTCGGTCGGCGCCGGCGGCGGGTACATCGCCGTCGCGTCGTACGCAAGCACCTTCCTGATCAGCGCCATCGCCTTCGTCATCGCCGTGCGGCGCATCTCGCCCACGATCGGTGTCGCACTTCGGGAGAGCCTCAACCCTCGCGTACGCGGGGAGCGCGTCTTCAATGTCGCGTGGCCGATGCTCGTCCAGATGATCGCCCTCCCGATCGCCATGTCCTCCGACCGGCTCGTCCTGAGCCATCTGGGATCCCTCGACGACCTGACCGAGTACAGCCTCGCGATGCAGATGTTCACGCCCGCGCTCGGGGTCCTCGCCACGGCGGGCATGTCGCTGTGGCCCGTCTTCGCACGCGCGCGGGCAGCGGGCACCTCGACGCCGTTCTCCCCGCACGCCATGGCGGGCATGTTCGCGGCGCTCGCGTTCATCGGCGGCACCCTGATCTTCGTGTTCTCGGGATGGCTCGCCGACCTCGCGTCGGGCGGCCGGATCGAACTCGGCTGGCCCATCCTCGTGGCCGGTGGCGTCTTCATCATCATCCAGGCGGTCAAGCAGCCCTACGGCATGGCGCTCACCGATGCGCGCGGGCTCACCTTCCAGGCCGCATGCGCGATCGTGCTGTTGCCCGTGAACCTGGGGCTCACAATCGGCCTCACCCCGAGCCTCGGCGCTCCCGGCCCGCTCATCGGCTCGATCGTCGCCGTTGTCGCGTGCCAGCTCATCCCCAACGTCCTCTTCGTCCGGCATCGCTCACGCCGCTCTGCACTCGCCGACGAGGCCCCCGAGTCAGGAGCACACCATCAGTGA